One genomic segment of Paenibacillus sp. FSL H8-0332 includes these proteins:
- a CDS encoding nucleoside-diphosphate sugar epimerase/dehydratase produces the protein MTAKKRVLVLFMIDVAIIWFSIVTSYLFRFYNEIPPEYVVQMIVFGLISTVAVGGSLVYFGLYRRMWQYASINEIISVLKAIVVGALLSYVAAYIILPERVPFSIEVRAMETVLLLVGGVRFFWRVFRSERSNNKNTELHTLIVGAGDCGILIAKELTGPSFASTRLVGFIDDSADKYHMSILSVPVLGNRYDIPRIVKEKEIHEIIIAMPSVSRTQISEIINLAKATGAKLKIIPALNDLIAGKISVKKLRDVSVEDLLGREPIVADMNSILGYVHNKTVLVTGAGGSIGSELCRQISPFAPDKLLILGHGENSIYTIEMELRKSFPYLEIVTVIADVQDRTRLMDVFQSYKPQVVFHAAAHKHVPLMERNPSEAIKNNVFGTRNVADCADMYGAERFVMISSDKAVNPTSVMGATKRIAEMYVQSLNVASPTKFSAVRFGNVLGSRGSVIPAFKQQIAAGGPVTVTHPEMVRYFMTIPEAVQLVIQSGSFANGGEVFVLDMGAPVKILTLAEDLITLSGYEPYKDIDITFSGIREGEKLYEELLTDEENLGSTQHDRIFIGRPNVITRSQMELEFKRLERVVTEDAEAIREVINQIVPMQPVIQAAIS, from the coding sequence ATGACAGCAAAAAAAAGAGTGTTGGTATTATTCATGATCGATGTTGCGATCATATGGTTCAGCATCGTGACGTCCTACCTGTTCCGCTTCTACAATGAGATTCCGCCGGAATATGTGGTACAGATGATCGTGTTCGGCCTAATCTCCACGGTGGCCGTCGGGGGAAGCCTAGTCTACTTCGGACTCTACCGCAGAATGTGGCAATATGCCAGTATTAACGAGATTATATCGGTTCTCAAAGCTATTGTAGTAGGAGCGTTGTTATCTTACGTTGCCGCTTATATCATCCTGCCCGAGCGCGTGCCATTCAGCATAGAAGTCCGGGCGATGGAGACGGTTCTGCTGCTGGTGGGGGGCGTACGTTTTTTCTGGAGAGTCTTCCGCAGTGAACGGAGCAACAATAAGAATACAGAGCTTCATACGCTGATTGTCGGAGCCGGAGATTGCGGAATCCTCATTGCCAAAGAACTGACGGGACCTTCCTTCGCGAGCACCCGGCTGGTTGGATTCATCGATGACAGCGCAGATAAATATCACATGTCCATACTGAGTGTACCTGTACTGGGTAACCGTTATGATATTCCGCGGATTGTGAAGGAAAAGGAGATTCACGAGATTATTATCGCTATGCCCTCGGTTTCCAGAACCCAAATATCCGAGATTATTAATCTGGCCAAGGCTACAGGCGCGAAGCTGAAGATTATCCCGGCACTGAACGATCTGATCGCAGGCAAAATCTCTGTCAAGAAGCTCCGCGATGTCAGCGTAGAGGACCTTCTGGGCCGTGAGCCGATTGTTGCAGACATGAACAGTATTCTGGGCTATGTTCATAACAAAACCGTACTGGTAACAGGCGCGGGCGGTTCGATTGGCTCAGAGCTATGCCGCCAGATCTCACCTTTCGCACCGGACAAGCTGCTGATTCTGGGACATGGCGAGAATAGTATCTATACGATTGAGATGGAGCTGCGCAAGAGTTTCCCTTACCTGGAGATCGTGACTGTAATTGCTGACGTTCAGGACCGCACCCGGTTAATGGATGTATTCCAGAGCTATAAGCCGCAGGTGGTCTTTCATGCGGCAGCACATAAGCACGTTCCTCTGATGGAGCGCAACCCTTCCGAAGCCATCAAGAATAATGTCTTCGGGACCCGCAATGTAGCCGACTGTGCGGACATGTATGGTGCAGAGCGCTTCGTGATGATCTCGTCCGACAAGGCCGTGAACCCGACCAGCGTCATGGGAGCCACGAAACGGATTGCCGAGATGTATGTGCAGAGTCTCAATGTAGCAAGCCCTACCAAGTTCTCTGCGGTACGCTTCGGTAACGTATTAGGCAGCCGGGGCAGTGTCATTCCCGCCTTCAAGCAGCAGATTGCCGCCGGTGGGCCTGTCACCGTAACGCATCCCGAGATGGTCCGTTACTTCATGACTATTCCCGAGGCCGTTCAACTGGTGATCCAGTCCGGCTCCTTCGCGAATGGCGGAGAAGTATTTGTCCTGGATATGGGAGCACCAGTTAAGATTCTGACGCTGGCCGAGGACTTAATCACACTGTCCGGTTACGAGCCGTACAAGGACATTGACATCACCTTCTCAGGCATCCGTGAAGGCGAGAAGCTGTATGAAGAACTGTTGACAGATGAAGAGAACCTGGGTTCCACTCAGCATGACCGGATCTTCATCGGCAGACCTAACGTCA